In Acetoanaerobium noterae, a single genomic region encodes these proteins:
- a CDS encoding Dph6-related ATP pyrophosphatase, with product MNKNCFVSWSGGKDSCLALYRAMNQGYKPKMLFTMFSIENDVSSAHRLNEDIIKAQVNALDLESTIGRAKFEDYEAVFVRNLEAFKSQDIKYGIFGDIDLDEHRKWEETVCEKAQMTAVLPLWQEDREKLVKEFIDLGFKARIVVVNKTMMSPEFLGRDLSHELLEEIEKTGADVCGENGEYHTVVYDGPLFKTPLNLNFSKEVKDIEGKWAKIDVLI from the coding sequence ATGAATAAAAATTGTTTTGTGTCGTGGAGCGGAGGAAAGGATTCTTGCTTAGCTCTTTATAGAGCCATGAATCAAGGCTATAAGCCAAAGATGCTTTTTACTATGTTTAGTATAGAAAATGATGTCAGCTCTGCACATAGATTAAATGAAGATATAATAAAGGCTCAAGTTAATGCATTAGACCTAGAATCTACAATAGGGCGAGCTAAATTTGAAGATTATGAGGCTGTATTTGTAAGAAATTTAGAAGCGTTTAAAAGCCAAGACATAAAGTACGGAATATTTGGAGACATTGATTTAGATGAACATAGAAAATGGGAAGAGACAGTTTGTGAAAAAGCTCAGATGACAGCAGTTCTTCCACTATGGCAGGAAGATAGGGAAAAACTGGTGAAGGAATTTATAGACCTTGGATTCAAAGCAAGGATAGTAGTAGTAAATAAAACTATGATGAGCCCAGAATTTTTAGGAAGAGACCTCAGTCATGAACTACTTGAAGAAATCGAAAAAACAGGGGCTGACGTATGTGGAGAAAACGGAGAGTACCATACTGTAGTTTACGATGGGCCACTTTTTAAAACCCCACTAAACCTAAATTTTTCTAAAGAAGTAAAGGATATAGAAGGCAAATGGGCTAAGATTGATGTCTTGATATAA
- a CDS encoding sensor histidine kinase, with amino-acid sequence MIETFIQFSRYFIALLFGSAVAVNFAGMPRTRKNYLVFGSFTVALFLFQIIGLKILGMEMILKIYPIISHLPVVVFIVIYLKKPWLISLTNMFLSFLCCQPPRWIGAVIGKNFENASMDHIGYIVTTIVMYYLLEKYVAKSVRHLMNRSTKSCLLFGSMPAFYYIFDYFATFNLNYIYSETRSTMHFMPFITSAFYFMFVLIYYDEILKQAKTEREREMLEIQFKQAQTEFASLKQIQQNAATYRHDMRHHFNLLQGLASKGSLEKIQAYLKTAQSDMDAITPIRFCDNETVNLILSSYDTKAKQSQIQLSIEAKLPDTLTFSDTELCSLISNALENAVHACENIEDVSNRYIKLRMYSKNNKLCIDIRNTYHSSPNFYQGLPVSKHEGHGLGTKAMAHIVEKHGGVFQFLVKDEWFIFQASA; translated from the coding sequence ATGATAGAAACTTTTATTCAGTTCTCTCGCTATTTTATAGCTCTACTTTTCGGAAGCGCTGTTGCTGTGAACTTTGCAGGAATGCCTCGTACACGAAAAAATTATCTAGTGTTTGGGAGTTTTACAGTAGCTTTATTTCTTTTTCAAATTATAGGCTTAAAAATCTTGGGAATGGAAATGATTTTAAAGATATACCCTATAATTTCACATCTACCAGTTGTAGTTTTTATTGTAATTTATCTAAAAAAACCTTGGCTTATATCTCTGACCAATATGTTTCTATCTTTTTTGTGCTGCCAACCGCCACGTTGGATTGGAGCTGTTATTGGTAAAAATTTTGAAAATGCTTCTATGGACCATATAGGGTATATTGTTACTACGATAGTTATGTACTATTTATTAGAAAAATATGTAGCAAAATCCGTTCGTCATCTTATGAATCGTTCGACTAAATCGTGTTTACTTTTTGGTTCTATGCCAGCTTTTTATTATATATTTGACTATTTTGCGACATTTAATCTTAATTATATTTATAGTGAAACACGTTCGACTATGCATTTCATGCCATTTATTACCTCAGCATTTTATTTTATGTTTGTACTAATTTACTATGACGAAATTTTAAAGCAAGCAAAGACAGAACGAGAAAGGGAAATGCTAGAAATCCAGTTTAAACAGGCGCAGACAGAATTTGCATCTCTTAAGCAGATTCAGCAAAATGCAGCTACATATAGACACGATATGCGACATCATTTTAATCTTTTACAAGGGCTTGCATCAAAAGGTTCTTTAGAGAAAATACAGGCATATCTAAAAACTGCTCAGTCAGATATGGATGCAATTACCCCCATACGTTTTTGTGATAATGAAACAGTCAATTTGATTTTGTCCTCCTATGACACTAAAGCAAAGCAATCACAGATTCAGCTTTCTATAGAGGCAAAGCTACCTGACACGCTTACTTTTAGTGATACTGAGCTTTGTTCTTTAATATCGAATGCACTTGAAAATGCTGTGCATGCCTGCGAGAATATAGAGGATGTAAGTAATCGCTATATAAAGCTACGTATGTATTCTAAAAACAATAAGCTGTGTATTGATATTCGAAACACTTATCATTCTTCCCCGAACTTTTATCAAGGCTTGCCTGTATCAAAACACGAAGGCCATGGACTTGGGACAAAAGCAATGGCTCATATAGTTGAAAAGCATGGAGGAGTATTTCAATTTTTAGTAAAAGATGAGTGGTTTATATTTCAGGCATCTGCATAA
- a CDS encoding LytR/AlgR family response regulator transcription factor: protein MLHMAVCDDNIDELSNMIQLINLYIVSKNISCEYTAFSNGFELISALEKGKVFDIYCLDIIMPGLMGIDVAKEIRRFDKIAPIIFFTSSPEFALDSYLVKAVNYVLKPVSKEKLFFTFDDVLDHINIKNEEDMIIVKSNEGIQKILISSLVFAEVIGRNVLYHLSSGKIIECTESFSAACDKLMEFSCFMKTHRSYIVNMQYVDTIENTKVTLQNHETIPVAQGKAKDMKQQYLNYQMEGE from the coding sequence ATGCTACATATGGCAGTATGTGACGACAATATTGATGAGCTGTCTAATATGATTCAGCTTATAAATTTATACATAGTATCAAAAAATATTAGCTGTGAATACACAGCTTTTTCAAATGGATTTGAGCTAATTTCAGCGCTTGAGAAAGGTAAAGTCTTTGATATATATTGTTTGGATATCATCATGCCAGGACTTATGGGAATTGATGTAGCAAAGGAAATACGCAGATTTGATAAAATTGCACCTATAATATTTTTCACATCGTCTCCAGAATTTGCTTTAGACAGCTATTTGGTAAAAGCAGTAAATTATGTGCTAAAGCCAGTATCAAAAGAAAAGTTGTTTTTTACATTTGATGATGTTTTAGATCATATTAATATAAAAAATGAAGAGGATATGATTATTGTTAAGAGCAATGAAGGCATCCAAAAGATATTGATTTCTAGCTTAGTTTTTGCTGAAGTAATAGGCAGAAACGTGTTATATCATTTAAGTTCAGGTAAAATAATAGAATGCACAGAATCTTTTTCAGCGGCTTGCGATAAGCTCATGGAATTTTCTTGCTTTATGAAGACTCATAGGTCATATATTGTAAACATGCAGTATGTGGATACAATTGAAAATACTAAGGTGACTTTACAAAACCATGAAACAATACCTGTAGCACAAGGTAAAGCAAAAGATATGAAGCAGCAGTATCTAAATTACCAAATGGAGGGAGAATAA
- a CDS encoding LemA family protein, translating to MMPTFISSIAIIVLVALWAISVQRKLVVLDENICNAMNQIGVQLSSRFDALISLLFLTKDYARHESETLIETITSRRAVITGKSTPDDLLRQEKIILEALCRITMMTKEYKELNNNQTYIKAMDAIQVFDNMIRTSKLIYNDSVSKLNNEVRIFPTSIIAIILDFRKREYLIEQTTSSNKK from the coding sequence ATGATGCCCACTTTCATTTCTAGCATAGCAATTATTGTATTAGTCGCTCTATGGGCTATATCTGTCCAGCGCAAATTGGTTGTACTCGATGAGAACATCTGCAATGCAATGAATCAAATAGGAGTACAGCTATCAAGTCGCTTCGACGCCTTAATTTCTCTTTTGTTTTTAACAAAAGATTATGCTAGGCACGAAAGCGAAACTCTCATTGAAACCATTACCTCTAGAAGAGCAGTTATCACAGGAAAATCTACTCCTGATGATTTGCTACGACAAGAAAAAATAATTCTAGAAGCTTTATGCAGAATAACTATGATGACAAAAGAATATAAAGAATTAAATAATAATCAGACCTATATTAAAGCTATGGATGCAATACAGGTCTTCGATAATATGATACGCACAAGCAAACTTATTTATAATGACAGTGTTTCTAAGTTAAACAATGAAGTTCGTATATTTCCTACTTCAATAATTGCTATAATACTAGACTTTAGAAAAAGAGAGTATCTGATTGAGCAAACCACATCAAGCAATAAAAAATAA
- a CDS encoding EAL domain-containing protein: MSVETKEGLDILLEIGIELVQGYYFAKPSEIPMIDLYLQE, translated from the coding sequence ATGTCAGTAGAAACAAAAGAAGGGCTAGATATTCTCTTGGAAATTGGAATTGAACTAGTGCAGGGGTATTATTTTGCGAAGCCTTCAGAGATTCCGATGATAGATTTATATTTGCAAGAATAA
- a CDS encoding D-aminoacyl-tRNA deacylase, translated as MASKKAVYFFCIDESKDEVAPKVLGKIMETFELTETDIEVDGYKVLKYIDEASNEFYFVKTKVVICADYSSYLPLINEYFEDFDIAAMVNWHGGQNAPDKVLCIHTVGDLASARYSRSNPVPSTNLARALEHHRERLNLEEFKVTTEATHWSGIVYDGKSEWIEESKLPFLDIEIGSTSESYNNPVAASVIAYALMDAFASEEKAPTVLYMGGVHFEDTITNAVLHKSHPVSLTHILPSRWLENEMYMGEDARDYLMKCIDSIHGSIDGIVIHEKLKREIKDHVEIIAEILSIPVIKRKALKSPESTVLYQQ; from the coding sequence ATGGCTTCAAAAAAAGCAGTGTATTTCTTTTGTATAGATGAAAGTAAAGATGAGGTAGCGCCGAAAGTATTAGGAAAAATTATGGAAACTTTTGAACTGACAGAAACAGACATAGAGGTAGATGGATATAAGGTTTTAAAATATATAGATGAAGCTTCAAATGAATTCTATTTCGTAAAGACTAAAGTAGTTATCTGCGCAGACTATAGCAGTTACCTGCCACTTATAAATGAATACTTTGAAGACTTTGATATAGCTGCGATGGTAAATTGGCATGGTGGTCAAAATGCTCCTGATAAAGTGCTGTGCATTCATACAGTTGGAGATTTGGCATCTGCTAGATATAGTCGTAGTAATCCTGTACCATCTACAAATTTAGCTAGAGCTTTAGAGCATCATAGAGAAAGACTAAATCTAGAGGAATTTAAGGTGACAACAGAAGCAACTCACTGGTCGGGCATAGTGTATGACGGAAAAAGTGAGTGGATAGAAGAAAGCAAGCTACCATTTTTAGATATAGAGATAGGAAGCACCTCTGAAAGTTACAACAATCCTGTGGCGGCGAGTGTAATAGCCTATGCGCTTATGGATGCGTTTGCGTCTGAAGAAAAAGCGCCTACTGTACTTTATATGGGAGGAGTCCATTTTGAAGATACCATAACAAATGCAGTGCTTCATAAATCTCACCCAGTTTCGCTGACACATATTCTTCCTAGCAGATGGCTGGAAAATGAAATGTATATGGGAGAGGATGCTAGAGATTATCTTATGAAGTGCATTGATTCTATCCATGGCTCGATAGATGGCATAGTGATACATGAAAAACTAAAGAGAGAAATAAAGGATCATGTTGAGATTATAGCTGAAATTCTTTCTATTCCAGTTATAAAAAGAAAGGCTCTTAAATCTCCAGAATCAACGGTGCTTTACCAGCAATAA
- the dpaL gene encoding diaminopropionate ammonia-lyase, whose product MKLSVKGIKAVSASPKTKDYPAFLNDEATKPVRRLHSSLTGYEPTPLVVLDKLAKELGVKNIYVKDESKRFSMNAFKALGATYAMARVLCDRLGVSIDEADFNYFKSEEVKAKIADLVFVTATDGNHGRAVAWTAQMLGCKSVVYMPKGSSKFRLDAILSHGSDASITEFNYDDAVRLACKMADENGWIFVQDTAFEGYEEIPNWITQGYTTMAYEANEQILDKNLPVPTHIFLQAGVGSMAGAVLGYFANKYEAKLPKAIIVEPDAADCIYKSAEKATGEPVNVGGDLSTIMAGLACGEPNTVTWQILRDFAHAYVSCPDYVTVEGMKALAHPMDGDEMIISGESGAVGVGLLSLISKYKELDEIKKMLEINEDSSVLFFSTEGDTDPENYIKCINETTELDFDK is encoded by the coding sequence TTGAAATTGTCAGTAAAAGGGATTAAAGCTGTAAGTGCATCGCCAAAAACTAAGGATTATCCAGCATTTTTAAATGATGAAGCTACAAAACCAGTCAGAAGGCTTCATAGCTCACTTACTGGCTATGAACCTACGCCTTTAGTAGTTCTTGATAAGCTAGCTAAAGAATTAGGAGTTAAGAATATATATGTAAAGGATGAATCTAAGAGATTTTCTATGAATGCATTCAAGGCATTGGGAGCAACTTATGCTATGGCTAGAGTGCTTTGCGATAGATTAGGAGTTTCTATAGATGAAGCTGATTTTAATTACTTTAAATCAGAGGAAGTGAAAGCTAAAATAGCTGACCTAGTATTTGTAACTGCAACTGATGGTAATCATGGACGAGCTGTAGCGTGGACAGCTCAGATGCTAGGGTGTAAGTCAGTAGTATATATGCCAAAGGGGTCCTCAAAGTTCAGACTAGACGCCATACTTTCTCATGGTTCAGATGCCAGTATAACTGAGTTTAATTACGATGATGCAGTTAGGCTTGCATGTAAGATGGCAGATGAAAACGGCTGGATATTTGTCCAAGATACAGCTTTTGAAGGCTATGAAGAAATACCAAATTGGATTACTCAAGGGTATACGACGATGGCTTATGAAGCAAATGAGCAGATACTAGATAAAAACCTTCCTGTACCTACCCATATATTTTTACAGGCAGGAGTTGGCTCAATGGCTGGAGCTGTACTAGGTTATTTTGCAAATAAATACGAAGCTAAGCTTCCAAAAGCCATTATTGTAGAGCCAGATGCCGCAGACTGTATATATAAATCAGCAGAAAAAGCAACTGGAGAGCCTGTAAATGTAGGTGGAGATTTAAGCACTATAATGGCTGGGCTTGCTTGTGGAGAGCCGAATACTGTAACTTGGCAGATACTTAGAGATTTTGCCCATGCTTATGTGTCGTGCCCAGATTATGTAACAGTGGAAGGGATGAAAGCTTTAGCTCATCCTATGGATGGGGATGAAATGATTATCTCTGGGGAATCTGGGGCTGTAGGAGTAGGACTGCTTAGCCTTATTAGCAAATATAAAGAGCTAGATGAAATTAAAAAAATGCTTGAGATAAATGAAGATTCCTCAGTGCTATTTTTTAGCACTGAAGGGGATACTGACCCTGAAAACTATATTAAATGTATTAATGAAACTACTGAGCTGGATTTTGATAAATAG
- a CDS encoding HD domain-containing phosphohydrolase, which yields MKDCESMKKKLNLDNIKLDFLSEDSKPKLKTKENYKIMIADDYDEIHVITKMMLKDFEFEGKGLEFIDTYTGEETIRALEENPDTAVLFLDVVMEDNHSGLNVVEVLRGRLDNKMTRIVLRTGQPGQAPEETVIRDYDINDYRLKTEMTAKRLYTTLYSALRNYRDLYQINTHKNGLKKIIKTSANLFEHNSLNEFLTSILVQLSNFQKSNPEMVYIRDDVDKEGGFVTIEKNKKATIVAATGKFKSYIGKDIDLVSELKEVVDKIKYSDTPDEKIIFVDSGFIIKNNAKNSFNNYIYIEGNNDIYDFDLIHLFLTNYSVALDNYILNNTIVNTQKEIIITFGEVVENHFEETSGHVKRISEMMYNFALLLNFSHSEAEILKMASMMHDIGKIAIPDSILKKPGKLTEEEFEIIKTHPSVGYKIFEKSDLDMLKISANLALNHHEKYDGSGYPNGLKQEEILLEARMLSIIDVFDAMTHKRVYKDAFSTEEALDYIRNQKGKHFDPELVDIFISNIEGILDID from the coding sequence ATGAAGGACTGTGAGAGTATGAAGAAAAAGCTGAATTTAGACAACATCAAGTTGGATTTTTTATCAGAAGATTCAAAGCCAAAGCTAAAAACCAAAGAAAACTATAAAATAATGATTGCTGATGATTATGATGAAATTCATGTCATAACAAAAATGATGCTCAAGGATTTTGAATTTGAAGGAAAAGGTCTGGAATTTATAGATACTTACACTGGAGAAGAGACCATAAGGGCTTTAGAGGAAAATCCAGATACAGCTGTACTTTTTCTAGATGTAGTCATGGAGGACAATCATTCTGGACTTAATGTAGTGGAGGTACTAAGAGGAAGACTAGATAACAAGATGACTAGAATAGTACTTAGAACTGGACAGCCAGGACAAGCTCCAGAAGAAACTGTCATAAGAGATTATGACATAAATGACTATAGGCTTAAAACAGAGATGACAGCAAAAAGGCTTTACACCACTCTATATTCAGCTCTTAGAAACTATAGAGATTTATACCAAATCAACACCCATAAAAATGGACTGAAGAAAATAATTAAGACAAGTGCAAACTTATTTGAGCACAATAGCCTAAATGAATTTTTAACCAGTATTTTAGTCCAGCTTTCCAATTTTCAAAAGAGCAATCCTGAGATGGTATATATAAGAGATGATGTAGATAAAGAAGGCGGCTTTGTAACTATAGAAAAAAATAAAAAAGCTACAATTGTAGCGGCAACTGGAAAGTTTAAAAGCTATATAGGAAAAGATATAGACTTAGTATCAGAGCTTAAAGAAGTGGTCGATAAAATCAAATACAGTGATACGCCTGATGAAAAAATTATATTTGTAGACTCAGGCTTTATAATAAAAAATAATGCTAAAAACAGCTTTAATAACTACATCTATATAGAAGGCAATAATGATATCTATGATTTTGATTTGATTCATTTGTTTTTGACTAATTACTCTGTAGCGCTTGATAACTATATTCTCAACAACACAATAGTAAATACTCAAAAAGAAATAATAATAACCTTTGGAGAAGTGGTTGAAAATCATTTTGAAGAGACTTCAGGACATGTAAAAAGGATATCAGAAATGATGTACAATTTTGCTTTGCTTCTAAATTTCTCACACTCTGAAGCTGAAATTCTAAAAATGGCAAGCATGATGCACGATATAGGCAAGATTGCTATACCAGATAGTATCCTAAAAAAACCTGGAAAATTAACTGAAGAGGAGTTTGAAATTATTAAAACTCATCCTAGTGTAGGCTATAAAATCTTTGAAAAATCTGATTTAGATATGCTTAAAATATCAGCAAATTTAGCACTGAATCACCACGAAAAATACGACGGCTCAGGGTATCCAAATGGGCTTAAGCAAGAGGAAATTCTTTTAGAGGCTAGGATGCTTTCGATTATAGATGTATTTGATGCTATGACTCACAAAAGGGTGTACAAGGATGCTTTTTCCACTGAAGAAGCCCTAGACTATATAAGAAATCAAAAAGGAAAGCATTTTGATCCAGAACTAGTGGATATATTTATTAGCAATATAGAAGGCATATTGGATATAGATTAA
- a CDS encoding sensor histidine kinase: MRNRFISLRLAVTLPLIIVLIATFVISIMRYRADYEFLAKEQGSKIVEALTNNTQNELNAILSQPLIMAEIIGYTITNEKMFLGEDLSDIENYQKSLMKSLKAKIPQISVISYGDENGNYIGIRDNGEGKDFSLMLKDSRTGGLLNIYEGDSINSNIISSIEGYDPRIRPWYEPVRKNIASSWSNIYINQDEKMEATTSVSVPVFGNSGEFRGVFEIDVKLNGINDFLQKNKIKDNGVVFIVNDELEIVAQSENHNNVVITDSKNFKGELLKVKDSKNPLIKSTEALLRARDLEYKKVHRIEIENSNNFVMVSKLENPNGLRWRIAVVIPENDLMGSIQSRYNLSLAMIMIMLILGTIAGIYILNKVTQPLLMVASGYNEITSGNWDVEIKQKRGHIKEVHEMIKGFNLMVDNIKSYIGKLVEKQNEIEELHKTETQRMNLIIDEKTENLKAVMEELMEKERLASLGELVSGVAHEINTPLGVAVSASSLMEANNESFKKELLEGSISKSGLVSYIESIDETTAILNSNLYRAAELVKSFKEIAVNQSIEEKSRFNFREYIDSILLSLKHEYKNKNVDFKIDCPDDLVINNYSGAISQVFTNLIMNSLIHGFRNMKSGQINISVVPEGENLIINYKDNGLGMNEEVKKRVFEPFYTTNRGKGGSGLGMNIVYNLVTAKLNGRISCKSEIDMGTEFIIEIKR, translated from the coding sequence ATGAGAAATCGATTTATTTCTCTTAGATTAGCTGTAACTTTGCCACTTATAATTGTGCTCATAGCAACCTTTGTAATTTCTATTATGAGATATAGGGCAGATTATGAATTTCTTGCAAAAGAGCAAGGCAGTAAAATAGTAGAAGCTCTTACTAATAATACCCAGAATGAGCTAAATGCAATACTTTCACAGCCACTTATCATGGCAGAGATAATAGGCTATACTATAACAAACGAAAAAATGTTTCTAGGTGAGGATTTATCTGATATAGAAAATTATCAGAAAAGTCTGATGAAGAGCCTTAAAGCAAAAATCCCACAAATCAGCGTAATAAGCTATGGAGACGAAAATGGGAACTATATAGGCATAAGAGATAATGGAGAAGGCAAAGATTTTAGTCTTATGCTTAAGGATAGCAGAACAGGTGGACTACTCAATATATATGAAGGAGATAGCATAAATTCAAACATTATAAGTTCTATAGAAGGCTACGATCCTAGAATTAGACCCTGGTATGAACCGGTAAGAAAAAATATTGCAAGTAGTTGGTCGAATATTTACATAAATCAAGATGAAAAAATGGAAGCGACTACCTCGGTATCTGTTCCTGTATTTGGAAATAGTGGAGAATTTAGAGGAGTTTTTGAAATAGATGTAAAATTAAATGGAATTAATGATTTTCTCCAAAAAAACAAAATAAAAGACAACGGAGTAGTATTTATAGTAAACGATGAACTTGAGATAGTGGCTCAATCTGAAAATCATAACAATGTAGTAATTACAGATTCAAAGAATTTTAAAGGTGAGCTCTTAAAAGTAAAAGACAGTAAAAATCCACTTATAAAATCGACTGAAGCTTTACTAAGAGCTAGAGATTTGGAATATAAAAAAGTTCATAGAATAGAAATTGAGAATAGCAATAATTTTGTAATGGTATCAAAGCTAGAAAATCCTAACGGACTTAGATGGAGAATAGCAGTAGTAATCCCTGAGAATGATTTAATGGGTTCTATTCAGTCTAGATATAATTTAAGCCTTGCTATGATAATGATTATGCTTATTCTTGGAACTATAGCAGGGATTTATATTCTAAATAAAGTTACTCAGCCTCTTTTGATGGTAGCGAGTGGATATAATGAAATAACCTCTGGTAACTGGGATGTAGAGATAAAACAAAAAAGAGGACATATTAAAGAAGTACATGAAATGATTAAGGGCTTTAATCTAATGGTAGACAATATAAAGAGTTATATAGGAAAGCTAGTTGAAAAGCAAAATGAAATAGAAGAGCTTCATAAAACAGAAACTCAAAGAATGAATTTAATCATAGACGAAAAAACTGAAAATTTAAAGGCAGTGATGGAAGAGCTGATGGAAAAGGAAAGACTAGCCTCACTGGGAGAGCTAGTATCTGGTGTAGCCCACGAAATCAATACTCCTCTTGGAGTAGCAGTATCTGCATCTTCGCTTATGGAAGCAAATAATGAAAGCTTTAAAAAAGAGCTACTTGAGGGAAGTATTTCGAAATCTGGATTAGTTTCTTATATTGAATCGATAGATGAGACTACAGCTATTTTAAATTCCAATTTATATAGAGCGGCAGAGCTAGTAAAAAGCTTTAAGGAAATAGCAGTAAACCAATCTATAGAAGAAAAAAGCAGGTTTAATTTTAGGGAATATATAGATTCTATACTGCTCAGCTTAAAACACGAATATAAAAATAAAAATGTAGACTTTAAAATCGATTGTCCTGATGATTTAGTTATCAACAACTATTCAGGAGCAATTTCTCAAGTATTTACAAACCTTATCATGAATTCCTTGATTCATGGGTTTAGGAATATGAAGTCTGGGCAGATAAATATATCAGTAGTGCCAGAGGGTGAAAATCTCATCATAAACTATAAAGACAATGGCTTAGGTATGAATGAAGAAGTCAAAAAGCGGGTTTTTGAACCTTTTTATACTACAAATAGAGGCAAGGGCGGCAGTGGACTAGGGATGAATATAGTATATAACCTTGTAACTGCAAAACTAAATGGAAGGATAAGCTGCAAAAGTGAGATTGATATGGGGACAGAATTTATTATAGAAATCAAAAGATGA
- a CDS encoding methyl-accepting chemotaxis protein, with product MFFKKDKTVETVINTADKEIQEKLQAENELLKSYINQIYSRMGEIIESHNHVNSQHSDLASLAENIKDIMENVKDLSQNTNDLSLELSTRSDKLNSISQTSVEKSVEGNKAVEDLLSMMDSLKAQAKESSSSMNSLGERSKQITDIVETITDIANQTNLLALNAAIEAARAGEHGRGFAIVADEVRKLAENTTKSTSTIQDLVMNIQNEIETASKNNERNNSAIEKGIEMSEVVKEKIKEIVNGFDEVQKEVKIVTDTIITQRDYISSIFEQTRVSDDILLEIHNKLINHVERASKVDTNLEEALTKLKNLL from the coding sequence ATGTTTTTCAAAAAAGATAAAACAGTTGAAACAGTTATAAATACTGCTGATAAAGAAATCCAAGAAAAGCTTCAGGCTGAAAACGAGTTATTAAAATCATACATCAATCAAATCTATAGCCGTATGGGAGAAATAATAGAAAGTCACAATCATGTGAATAGCCAGCATTCAGATTTAGCTTCACTTGCTGAAAATATCAAAGACATAATGGAAAATGTAAAGGATTTATCACAAAATACTAATGATTTATCACTAGAGCTTTCTACTAGAAGCGACAAATTAAATAGCATATCTCAGACTTCTGTAGAAAAATCTGTTGAAGGCAATAAAGCTGTTGAGGACTTACTTTCTATGATGGATTCTCTTAAAGCTCAAGCAAAAGAATCCTCTTCATCTATGAACAGCCTCGGTGAGCGTTCTAAGCAGATTACTGATATAGTAGAGACTATAACAGATATTGCTAACCAAACTAATCTGCTCGCTCTTAATGCAGCAATAGAAGCAGCTAGAGCTGGAGAGCACGGTAGAGGATTTGCTATAGTTGCAGATGAAGTAAGAAAACTCGCTGAAAATACTACAAAAAGCACTAGCACCATTCAAGATTTAGTTATGAACATTCAAAACGAAATAGAAACAGCCTCAAAAAATAACGAGAGAAACAATTCTGCTATAGAAAAAGGTATAGAAATGAGTGAGGTTGTAAAAGAAAAGATAAAAGAAATTGTCAATGGATTTGATGAGGTTCAAAAGGAAGTAAAAATTGTAACAGACACTATAATTACTCAAAGAGACTATATAAGCAGTATTTTTGAGCAAACTCGAGTTTCAGATGATATTCTGCTAGAAATCCATAATAAATTAATAAACCATGTAGAAAGAGCTAGCAAAGTCGATACTAACCTAGAAGAAGCACTTACAAAATTAAAAAATCTTTTATAA